ATTTGAAAAAATAATGATAGTTGGAATAAACGGAAAAATAATAAGAAAAGAGCCAACCCTCTTACATATCGATGTTAATGGGTTAGTTTATGAGGTCTTCGTATCTGTTAATTGTAGTTCTAAAATTGTAGATAATAATATTTTTTTACATACTACATACATAATAAGAGAAGATTCTCAGTCTTTATATGGATTTATTGATGTAAATGAAAAAAAACTTTTTGATACAGTAATAAAAATAAATGGAGTGGGACCAAAAGTAGCACTTGCTATTTGTTCAACTTTTACTCCAAGTTCTTTTTCTCAAATAGTAAGTTCAAATGATATTTCTATGTTAAAAAGAGTTCCAGGCATTGGTCCAAAAGGAGCTAGTAGAATTTTGGTTGAGTTATCTGGATTTGTTATTGATGGAAATAGTGATGAAGATTCAATGGGTACAAATATGATGGAAGCATCTATGGCATTGGAATCATTAGGATTCAAAAAAGATGTTATAAGTAAAGCATTAAAAAGCTGTAGTGCTACAAATACAAGTGACTTAGTAAGAGAAGCACTTAAAAGATTACAAAAATAGATTTAAAGGTTAGATAAGAATGAAGATTGCTATAGTTTTTGGTGGAAGTAGTTATGAACATGAGATTTCAATAGTATCTGCTATTGCTATGAGAGATGTTATTAAAAGTGAATTAGAGTATATATTTTTAGATGAGAACAGAGACTTTTATCATATTCCTACTAAAACAATAAAATCAAAACTTTTTAGTACTGGTGAATATAAAAAGTGCGATAAATTAACTATCAAAAAAGGTGGCTTTTCAAAAAAAGCTATGTTTGGTGAAAAAAATGTAGAGTTTGATATTGTATTAAACTTAATTCATGGTGGAGATGGTGAAGATGGAATAGTTGCTTCACTATTTGAATTTTTTGATATAAGATACATAGGTCCTAGAGTTGGAGCTTGTAGTGTAAGTTTCAATAAGTTTTTAACAAAAGGATATGCTTCATCTTTAGGGATTAAGACAATACCTTATCAATACTTTACAAAATTTGATGAAGTAAGTGTAGAACAATTTCCAGTAATTGTGAAACCAGTTACTTTAGGAAGCTCAATTGGGGTTAGTATTGTAAAATCAAAAGAAGAGTTAAGTTATGCCCTTGATGTTGCTTTTGAGTTTGATAATGCAGTTTTAATAGAAACTTTCGTACCAAATATAAAAGAGTACAACCTTGCGGGTTATAAAATAGGGAATGAAATCAAATACTCAATAGTAGAAGAGCCACAAAAAGCTGACTTTTTAGATTTTGATAAAAAGTACCTTGATTTTGCAAGAACAGAGCGAGTAAGTGTTGCTAATATTAGTGATGAGTTAAAAGATAAGTTGAAAAAAGCTTTTGAGACTATTTATAATACTACTTTTAATGATGCAATGATTAGATGTGATTTTTTTGTAATAGATGATGAAGTATATTTAAATGAGATTAACCCAATCCCTGGTTCTATGGCAAACTATCTGTTTGAAGATTTTGATGCAAGTATAAAAGAACTATCAAAATCACTAAGGCTAAAAGATAAAATCAAAATCTCATATGACTATGTAAATAAAATCCAAGCGGCTAAGGGTAAATAAACCTTGGCTTTAAAATCAATCCAATACGATAATAAAACTTTTGATATCTCATATGAAATAGTAAATCAATCTTCAAAAAAAGATATTATTATTCTCCATGGTTGGGGTTCAAATAAAGATATCATGAGTAAAAACTTCAAAAACTATTTGCCCCAGTTTAGACATATCTATGTGGACTTACCAGGTTTTGGAAAAAGCCCTACACAATATGTTCTTACAACAGATGATTATACAAATATCATGGAAATATTTTTAAAAACTATCAATGCCTCAAAAGATACAATTATGGGACACTCATACGGAGGAAAAGTTGCCACAAAATTAAACCCTAAAAATCTTATACTTTTAAGTAGTGCAGGAATAGTAGAAGAAAAATCAGCTAAAGTAAAAAGAAAAATCAAAATGGCAAAGTTTTTTAAAGCCTTGGGATTAGGTGCTATTACTAAGATTTTTAGAAGTAAAGATGTGGATAATATGAGTGAAAATATGTATGCAACTTTTAAAAATGTACTAAATGAAGATTTTACCGAAGATTTTAAAAACTTTTTAGGGAAAGCATATATTTTTTGGGGTGAAAGTGATACTGCAACTTCTTTAGCCTCAGGAGAAAAAATAGCCTCACTTATAAAAAACAGTGAATTTAAATCATATGAAGGGACTCACTTCTTCTTTGTTGAACATGCAAAAGATATAAGTGAAAGAGTAGAAAATGGAATACTTTAATATATTTACACATTTAGTTTTAGTTATGGCACTTGGTTGGTATTTGATTACCAATTTACAATGGTATAGCTATAAGTTAGAAAGAGTTATTTTTAAACATCACAAATTGCATTGGCATATTATATATTTTGTAACGCCTTTTGTGATGTATTATTTATTGCCGTCATTATACTTTTTAGTTTATTTTTATGCTTTATATTTGCCCCTATTAGTTTTATGGAATATGAAACTTGATAAACCTTTGGTTTTAACTTCA
The genomic region above belongs to Arcobacter sp. F2176 and contains:
- the ruvA gene encoding Holliday junction branch migration protein RuvA translates to MIVGINGKIIRKEPTLLHIDVNGLVYEVFVSVNCSSKIVDNNIFLHTTYIIREDSQSLYGFIDVNEKKLFDTVIKINGVGPKVALAICSTFTPSSFSQIVSSNDISMLKRVPGIGPKGASRILVELSGFVIDGNSDEDSMGTNMMEASMALESLGFKKDVISKALKSCSATNTSDLVREALKRLQK
- a CDS encoding D-alanine--D-alanine ligase, encoding MKIAIVFGGSSYEHEISIVSAIAMRDVIKSELEYIFLDENRDFYHIPTKTIKSKLFSTGEYKKCDKLTIKKGGFSKKAMFGEKNVEFDIVLNLIHGGDGEDGIVASLFEFFDIRYIGPRVGACSVSFNKFLTKGYASSLGIKTIPYQYFTKFDEVSVEQFPVIVKPVTLGSSIGVSIVKSKEELSYALDVAFEFDNAVLIETFVPNIKEYNLAGYKIGNEIKYSIVEEPQKADFLDFDKKYLDFARTERVSVANISDELKDKLKKAFETIYNTTFNDAMIRCDFFVIDDEVYLNEINPIPGSMANYLFEDFDASIKELSKSLRLKDKIKISYDYVNKIQAAKGK
- a CDS encoding alpha/beta fold hydrolase; the encoded protein is MALKSIQYDNKTFDISYEIVNQSSKKDIIILHGWGSNKDIMSKNFKNYLPQFRHIYVDLPGFGKSPTQYVLTTDDYTNIMEIFLKTINASKDTIMGHSYGGKVATKLNPKNLILLSSAGIVEEKSAKVKRKIKMAKFFKALGLGAITKIFRSKDVDNMSENMYATFKNVLNEDFTEDFKNFLGKAYIFWGESDTATSLASGEKIASLIKNSEFKSYEGTHFFFVEHAKDISERVENGIL